The Kribbella jejuensis region ACGTCAGCAACGTCACGAGGATGATGCCGACCACGTCCGGCGCCGCCGGGCCGCTGTGCCGCTCACCGGTCGCGAGCTGCACGTTGCCGAGCTGGATGACCGCGAACGACACCAGTTCGAGCACGACCGCCACCAGCGCGAACCACGCCAACGGCCGCCAGCGCAGCTTGCCGACCACCGACGACAGCAGCCCTGGAGTCTGCCGGTTCAGCAACCTGGCGACCAGGATCGACAGCGGGATCAGGATGATCAGGGTCAGGTTCGTGAACAGCAGGCCGAACCACGACAGCGTGCCGGCCGGGTCCGGGTGGATCCCCTGCCGCAGAGCCAGGATCACCACGCTGCCGACCATCCAGCCGACGAGGATCGTCAACGTGCCGAGAACGACGTACACCCGCGGGGTGACGTCGTTCTTCAGCAGCCGCTGGTACGGCGTACCGCTCATGACGTGGTCGTGCGGGCCTGCTCCAGCCGGTGCAGGGACTTCTCCCGGCCGAGCAGCTCCAGCGACTCGAACAGCGGCGGCGAGATCCGGCGACCCGAGATCGCCACCCGGACCGGACCGAACGCGTTCTTCGGCTTCAGGCCGAGCCCGTCGATCAGCGATGCCCGCAGCGCCGCCTCGATCGCCTCGGTCGTCCACTCGGTGTCAGCCAGGTTCGCGAGCGCCTTCGCGGCGGCGTCCAGCACGGCATCCGCGTCACCGGTCAGCACCTTCGCGGCGGCGTCCGGATCAACCGTGAAGTTTGCGTCGTCCACGAACAGGAACCCCAGCATGTCGACCGACTCGGACAAGGTATTCATCCGCTCCTGCACCAGCGGCACGGTCGCCTTCAGCACCGCCAACTGGTCCTCCGACGGCTCCGCCGGCAGCACGCCCGCCTGCGCGAGGAACGGAATCATCCGCTTCGCGAACTCGTCCTGCGGCAGCAGCCGCATGTGCGCGGCGTTGATCGCCTCGCATTTCTTCGGGTCGAAGCGGGCCGAGTTCGAGTTGACCTTGCGGATGTCGAACGCCTCGACCATCTCGGCCATCGTGAACACGTCCCGGTCCTCGGCGATCGACCAGCCGAGCAGGGCCAGGTAGTTCAGCAGACCCTCGGGCAGGAACCCGCGCTCGACGTACTCACTCAGGCCGGAACCCTTGTCCCGCTTGGACAACCGCTTGTTGCCCTCTCCCATCACGAACGGCAGGTGCCCGAACCGGGGCGTCCGGCCGCTGCCCACACCGATCTCGGCGAGCGCCTCGTAGAGCGCGATCTGGCGCGGCGTCGACGGCAAGAGGTCCTCACCACGCAGGACGTGGGTGATCTCCATCAGCGCGTCGTCGACCGGGTTCACCAGCGGGTAGAGCGGGTAACCGTTCGCCCGGACCAGCACGTAGTCGCCGAGGTTCTCCGGCAGGAACGTGATCTCGCCACGGACCAGGTCGTCGAACACGATCGGGCGGTCGGGCATCCGCAGCCGCACGACCGGCCGGCGGCCTTCGTCGACGTACGCCTGGACCTGCTCGGGCGTGAGGTTGCGGCAGTGACCGTCGTACCCGCTGTGCTGCCCGGACGTCCGCGCCGCCTCGCGCCGCTGGTCCAGCTCCTCCTGCGAGCAGTAGCAGTGGTACGCCTTGCCCGCGGCGAGCAGCTTCGCGACGACGTCGGCGTAGATGTCCATCCGCTCGGACTGCAGGTACGGCCCGAAGTCGCCGCCGACCTCGGGGCCCTCGTCCCAGTTCAGACCGAGCCAACGGAGGGCGTCGTAGGTGTAGCGGTAGCCCTCCTCGGTGTTACGCGCGGTGTCGGTGTCCTCGATCCGCAGCACCAGCTTGCCGCCGTAGTGGCGCGCGAAGGCCCAGTTGAACAGCGCGCTGCGGATGTTGCCGACGGTCAGCAGACCCGTCGGCGACGGTGGGAACCGGACCCGCACCTCGTTCGGCTCGAGGTCGCCCAGCACATCGTTCTCGGCCCGGTCAGTCACGCACGATCACCTTGTTCGTCAGAGTTCCGATTCCTTCGACGCTGACCGAGACCTCGTCACCGGGCAGCATCGGGCCGACACCCGCCGGGGTGCCGGTG contains the following coding sequences:
- the gltX gene encoding glutamate--tRNA ligase, which gives rise to MTDRAENDVLGDLEPNEVRVRFPPSPTGLLTVGNIRSALFNWAFARHYGGKLVLRIEDTDTARNTEEGYRYTYDALRWLGLNWDEGPEVGGDFGPYLQSERMDIYADVVAKLLAAGKAYHCYCSQEELDQRREAARTSGQHSGYDGHCRNLTPEQVQAYVDEGRRPVVRLRMPDRPIVFDDLVRGEITFLPENLGDYVLVRANGYPLYPLVNPVDDALMEITHVLRGEDLLPSTPRQIALYEALAEIGVGSGRTPRFGHLPFVMGEGNKRLSKRDKGSGLSEYVERGFLPEGLLNYLALLGWSIAEDRDVFTMAEMVEAFDIRKVNSNSARFDPKKCEAINAAHMRLLPQDEFAKRMIPFLAQAGVLPAEPSEDQLAVLKATVPLVQERMNTLSESVDMLGFLFVDDANFTVDPDAAAKVLTGDADAVLDAAAKALANLADTEWTTEAIEAALRASLIDGLGLKPKNAFGPVRVAISGRRISPPLFESLELLGREKSLHRLEQARTTTS